The genomic interval ATTGCTTGGCGGAATCTTTACCGATGCGATCGCGCATTCTGTTTTTAATTTTTTCCAGAGTACCACTCTTGCCAACCCCAGCAAATGGGTTACTATCAATCATCTCCCCACTCAGGCGGGTGAGTTCGTCTAGTTTTACCTTCGCCTGTGGAGATGTTAAACCTGTCTGGTTGACTTGTTCTTTGAGCGCATCTACCGCTTTTAAATAACTTTGAGTTTCTCTATGGGCAGCAATCCCCTTAATGGGATCATAAATTTGCGTAATTTGAGGTAATCGCCGCAAATAAAAATCACGCCATTGTACATAAGTCAAATCAAACACAACTAAACCTAAGTTGACTGTGGCCACCAGTGCCATCAACCTTTCAAACCAAAGTTTTTTGTGTTTTGGCAAGGTTTGATTAACCATTTTTTTGTTTTAGATTATACAAGTTTTAAGTATTTAGTTATAACCCAATTAGAGAGTTGAGAAGTAGACATAGAAAATCTAAATACTTCTCCAGCCAGATTGCCAAAAATTTATATCAATATAAATTAATTAATTTTAATTAATCACAAATGATTAAACATTGAGACAAAAGTCTTCCAGAAACGTAAAATGCACCTGTTAATCATATAATGCTGATTTAACTGCAAGGAGTTTGAGATATGTGGTGTGGGTTTAATAAATCCAGCGCGATTATTGCGGCTACTTGCCTAGTAAGCGCCGGTGTAATCATTTCTGACAGTTCCTTTGCTGCCCGTCAACGTAACTATACACCCCAAGAATTTCGGGCTGTGTTGCATGGGCTAGGTTACAAAGTTAAAGTCTCCAATACACCTTTAACCGACGAGGAAACTAAAAAAGCAATCCGCGATTTTCAAAAAGGCTACAAGCTTGGTGTAGACGGGATAGCCGGGCCAAAAACCCAAGACTTTGCTGCTAATATTGTGCAGATTCTCCAAGCCAATTTAAATGTAGTACTTAAGCCTAATCCGCCTCTTCCCCGCGATCAATTTTTTGGCCCGCGTACC from Aulosira sp. FACHB-615 carries:
- a CDS encoding peptidoglycan-binding protein, translated to MWCGFNKSSAIIAATCLVSAGVIISDSSFAARQRNYTPQEFRAVLHGLGYKVKVSNTPLTDEETKKAIRDFQKGYKLGVDGIAGPKTQDFAANIVQILQANLNVVLKPNPPLPRDQFFGPRTEQLIKEYQKKNQLSETGIADLALRQKLDAAAKEVIGKPKPQPTAKPTAKPTVQPNTTSTPTPAASPTPIPTLTPTEIPKPTATPAVSPTPTP